Proteins encoded in a region of the Triticum dicoccoides isolate Atlit2015 ecotype Zavitan chromosome 3A, WEW_v2.0, whole genome shotgun sequence genome:
- the LOC119271831 gene encoding uncharacterized protein At2g39795, mitochondrial-like, whose product MAILAAARRASSLLLLRASCALLRPAASPLTPRSPCSSPYFDSAKMALLKAALDLDSIAAETGSSASAAAQHSLRAAADSLGASTFDDHLVRDIDSTIKSSTRPTKMQEAEGFFPFKIVRENRLLSSSSTLDITLGRTFEGEQIEIRAYTLGSHYHDNGIISLNVTVSKSNGSDLLFSCSAYADYITIDSMKMKGQLESHNGFDKLDKNLQKSFYKYLELRGITPTMAKLLHEYKRDSGPRTQHLWLNKLSDFIKKD is encoded by the exons ATGGCCAtcctcgccgccgcccgccgggcctcctcccttctcctcctccGCGCCTCCTGTGCACTGCTTCGCCCCGCTGCCTCTCCTTTGACGCCAAGATCGCCTTGCTCATCCCCCTACTTCGACAGCGCCAAGATGGCCTTGCTCAAAGCCGCGTTGGACTTGGACTCCATCGCCGCCGAGACCGGCTCCTCTGCCTCCGCCGCCGCACAGCACTCCCTGCGCGCCGCGGCCGATTCCCTCGGCGCCTCCACCTTTGACGACCATCTCGTCCGCGACATCGACTCCACGATCAAGTCATCCACCCGTCCCACCAAG ATGCAGGAGGCCGAGGGTTTCTTCCCCTTCAAAATAGTACGTGAAAATAGGTTGCTCAGTAGCAGCAGTACCCTTGATATTACTCTTGGAAGAACTTTTGAGGGTGAGCAGATTGAAATTAGGGCTTACACATTAGGCTCACACTACCATGATAACGGTATAATCAGCCTAAATGTCACCGTCTCCAAGAGCAATGGCTCGGACCTTTTATTTTCCTGCTCTGCGTATGCCGATTATATCACCATCGATTCCATGAAGATGAAGGGGCAGCTTGAATCGCATAACGGTTTCGA TAAGCTTGATAAGAATCTGCAAAAGTCATTCTACAAGTATCTGGAACTACGCGGCATCACGCCAACAATGGCCAAACTGTTGCATGAGTACAAGAGGGACAGCGGACCCCGCACGCAGCACTTGTGGCTAAACAAGCTGTCGGATTTCATCAAGAAAGATTGA